From one Triticum urartu cultivar G1812 chromosome 3, Tu2.1, whole genome shotgun sequence genomic stretch:
- the LOC125549359 gene encoding xylan glycosyltransferase MUCI21-like, with amino-acid sequence MRRAGVCDPTLAGLHKPRDLIKPGTRQGRPREAAPIPFPFLQPNAGMASKLPDAAKGLGAGGALDVEDGSGGGKKVAGRWPGFVHFFFVLTVVTCALVYAPRFLSPTVPVDFLGPRQPSSGRAAAVQGRSVDGGRGGNEGDALVLDNQVNSPCASMGGHGICCDRSDFNTDVCFMAGDVRTDAASLSFLLFPPPNGTASANATVGEKEERVQPYTRKWEKHLMANIQEVRLRAARPDEAQDGHRCDVRHDAPALVMTAGGYTGNLFHAFNDGFLPAWLTVQHLRRRVVLAVLAYNPWWAGTFRELVSGLSDHHVIDLLHDKRTHCFPGAIVGTRFHGILAVEPARTKDNRTLVNFHDFLAGAYKDDSTPPEANQQQQQQQPRRRPRLGLYSRKGTRVIENEAAVARLAESVGFDVSILETANGAPLSSEYAAVSACDVLVGVHGADLTKLLFLRPRRAALLQIAPLGVPHVARGCYEKATAMMEMHYEQYDAAANESSLVRKYPADDVVLRDPEAATRERGWDLTARVYLGGQNVSLDLGRFGDTLRKLHSRALRLPAAGP; translated from the coding sequence ATGCGCCGCGCCGGCGTGTGCGACCCGACTCTCGCCGGCCTACATAAGCCGCGCGACCTGATCAAACCGGGCACGCGACAAGGGCGACCGCGCGAAGCTGCACCCATCCCGTTTCCATTTCTCCAACCGAACGCCGGCATGGCCTCGAAGCTCCCCGACGCGGCCAAGGGCCTCGGCGCCGGCGGCGCCTTGGACGTCGAGGACGGGAGCGGCGGTGGCAAGAAGGTGGCTGGCAGGTGGCCCGGGTTCGTCcacttcttcttcgtcctcaccGTCGTCACGTGCGCGCTCGTCTACGCGCCGCGGTTTCTGTCGCCCACCGTGCCCGTCGACTTCTTGGGGCCGCGGCAGCCGTCGTCCGGTAGAGCGGCGGCAGTACAAGGACGGAGCGTCGACGGTGGCCGAGGAGGCAATGAGGGCGACGCGCTGGTCCTCGACAACCAGGTGAACTCCCCGTGCGCGTCGATGGGCGGCCATGGCATCTGCTGCGACCGCTCCGACTTCAACACCGACGTGTGCTTCATGGCCGGCGACGTGCGCACGGACGCCGCGTCGCTCTCGTTCCTGCTCTTCCCGCCGCCCAACGGCACCGCCAGCGCCAACGCCACCGTGGGGGAGAAGGAGGAGCGGGTGCAGCCCTACACGCGCAAGTGGGAGAAGCACCTGATGGCCAACATCCAGGAGGTGCGGCTCCGCGCGGCCCGGCCGGACGAGGCCCAGGACGGGCACCGGTGCGACGTGCGGCACGACGCGCCGGCGCTGGTGATGACGGCGGGCGGGTACACGGGCAACCTGTTCCACGCGTTCAACGACGGGTTCCTGCCGGCGTGGCTCACGGTGCAGCACCTCCGCCGCCGCGTGGTCCTCGCGGTGCTCGCGTACAACCCGTGGTGGGCCGGCACGTTCCGGGAGCTCGTGTCGGGCCTATCGGACCACCACGTGATCGACCTCCTACACGACAAGCGCACGCACTGCTTCCCCGGCGCGATCGTCGGGACGCGCTTCCACggcatcctcgccgtcgagccgGCCCGGACCAAGGACAACCGGACCCTCGTCAACTTCCACGACTTCCTCGCCGGCGCGTACAAGGACGACAGCACGCCGCCGGAGGccaatcagcagcagcagcagcagcaaccaagGCGGCGGCCGAGGCTGGGGCTGTACTCGCGCAAGGGCACGCGGGTGATCGAGAacgaggcggcggtggcgcggctgGCGGAGTCGGTGGGGTTCGACGTGTCCATCCTGGAGACGGCGAACGGGGCGCCGCTGTCGTCGGAGTACGCGGCGGTGAGCGCGTGCGACGTGCTGGTGGGCGTGCACGGCGCGGACCTGACCAAGCTGCTGTTcctccgcccgcgccgcgccgcgctcCTGCAGATTGCGCCGCTGGGCGTGCCGCACGTGGCTCGCGGGTGCTACGAGAAGGCGACGGCCATGATGGAGATGCACTACGAGCAGTACGACGCGGCGGCGAACGAGAGCTCGCTGGTGCGCAAGTATCCGGCCGACGACGTGGTGCTGCGCGACCCGGAGGCGGCGACGCGCGAGCGCGGGTGGGACCTCACCGCGCGCGTGTACCTCGGCGGCCAGAACGTGAGCCTCGACCTGGGCCGGTTCGGGGACACCCTGAGGAAGCTGCACTCCCGCGCCCTCCGGCTGCCCGCGGCCGGCCCGTAG